Proteins encoded together in one Brienomyrus brachyistius isolate T26 unplaced genomic scaffold, BBRACH_0.4 scaffold455, whole genome shotgun sequence window:
- the LOC125729064 gene encoding protein FAM214B-like: MRHIHVDIARKEAPVELPEQQGDLPSSNGVMVAAGTRHTLTRPFGDEEIKLQKVYQLSIFSQMGRFSEVSEEQRILRPGMKRGLEGPLQSCKRPHLEGEYTEVKSTYESPVEVLEGEILCGQHFSCTATHLIEHTDGVPTQACSQPALPNIPLKHPTQHNQNGLVPNAQTTHSSGNKLLAVDSVQLRSPVSQTFLARNTAQSVCAMPDCTLGDLGTEGCIKRGSAEPQLPSNAELTDQAFGVPALSITSDLQRHFELRDMQANRESSPLKSNGLQAVHTNGLASSEKTPVSLPIPSSSLSTPSTCSARKKLLSSSDTGESCSEDEGPSTSKRSRRGLQAPGLCLGAFRSTDAKAAPFWNHLLPSTQEQPKSSSNCSKVGSRLKSSIRLKSRQLRSGRRREISSPSRSSWPSVSISRSLLGNFEESILKGRFSPSGQIEGFTAEIGASGSYFPQHATLPVQVTYYDISEHSAPSPFLGVIYLEALGKKGYSIPKAGTLQVTLFNPNKTVVKMFLVTYDFGDMPVNHMTFLRHRIFLVPVEEAEGQVANVEGTAMDRKKILCYLMHLRFQSSKSGKIYLHDNIRLLFSRKSIEVDTGIPYELKSFTEVPKNPKYSPRM, encoded by the exons ATGCGTCACATACATGTGGATATTGCACGTAAAGAGGCCCCGGTGGAACTTCCAGAGCAACAGGGGGACTTGCCTTCCTCTAATGGGGTCATGGTTGCCGCTGGGACTAGACATACGCTGACCAGACCCTTTGGGGATGAGGAAATCAAATTGCAAAAGGTCTATCAGCTTTCAATCTTCTCCCAGATGGGGCGATTCAGTGAGGTCTCTGAAGAGCAGAGGATATTGAGGCCTGGAATGAAGAGAGGACTGGAAGGGCCATTGCAGAGCTGTAAGCGTCCTCACCTGGAAGGGGAGTATACTGAAGTCAAGTCCACGTATGAATCTCCTGTGGAGGTTCTAGAGGGTGAAATATTGTGTGGGCAGCATTTCTCCTGCACTGCCACACACTTGATTGAGCACACAGATGGTGTGCCCACCCAAGCCTGCTCCCAGCCCGCCTTACCTAACATCCCCTTAAAACATCCAACACAGCACAATCAAAATGGGCTTGTCCCAAATGCACAGACCACGCACTCCTCCGGAAACAAGCTCCTGGCAGTAGATTCTGTTCAACTCCGAAGCCCTGTTTCCCAAACTTTCCTGGCCAGGAACACAGCACAATCAGTGTGTGCTATGCCTGACTGCACCCTAGGTGACCTGGGTACTGAAGGCTGTATCAAGAGAGGCTCTGCAGAACCGCAATTGCCCAGCAATGCAGAGCTCACTGACCAGGCATTTGGAGTTCCAGCACTATCTATTACCTCAGACCTCCAAAGACACTTTGAGCTTAGGGATATGCAGGCTAACCGAGAATCAAGTCCCCTGAAGTCCAATGGTTTGCAGGCTGTCCACACCAATGGTCTGGCATCCTCAGAGAAAACCCCTGTATCCCTACCAATACCTTCTTCCAGCCTGTCTACTCCTAGTACGTGCTCCGCTAGGAAAAAGCTTCTGTCTTCCAGTGATACAGGGGAGTCCTGCTCTGAAGACGAAGGCCCGTCTACCTCCAAGAGAAGCCGTCGAGGCCTGCAGGCCCCCGGCTTGTGCCTTGGAGCCTTCCGCAGTACTGATGCCAAGGCTGCCCCCTTTTGGAACCACCTGCTGCCCTCCACTCAGGAGCAGCCCAAG AGTTCAAGCAACTGTTCCAAAGTGGGATCGAGACTTAAAAGCAGCATTCGCTTAAAATC ACGTCAGCTGCGCAGTGGACGCAGGCGAGAAATCAGCAGCCCCTCTCGCTCCAGCTGGCCTTCTGTCTCTATTAGCCGCTCCCTCCTGGGCAACTTTGAG GAATCTATTCTGAAGGGCCGCTTCTCGCCGTCGGGTCAGATTGAGGGCTTCACTGCCGAGATTGGAGCTAGTGGATCCTACTTCCCACAGCACGCCACCCTGCCTGTCCAAGTCACCTACTACGACATCTCTGAGCACAGCGCCCCATCCCCCTTCCTG GGAGTGATCTACCTAGAGGCTCTGGGAAAGAAGGGCTACAGCATCCCCAAAGCAGGGACACTCCAAGTG ACCTTATTTAACCCCAACAAAACAGTGGTGAAGATGTTCCTGGTGACATATGACTTTGGGGATATGCCTGTAAATCACATGACCTTCCTGCGCCACCGCATCTTCCTGGTCCCTGTTGAGGAAGCAGAAGGACAAGTGGCTAATGTAGAGGGAACGGCCATGGATAGGAAGAAAATTCTCTGCTACCTGATGCACCTCAG aTTCCAGAGCTCCAAATCTGGGAAAATCTATTTGCACGATAATATACGGCTGCTATTCTCCCGCAAATCCATTGAGGTAGACACGGGAATCCCTTACGAGCTGAAATCCTTCACCGAGGTGCCAAAAAACCCCAAATATTCCCCTCGAATGTGa